A stretch of Thermostichus vulcanus str. 'Rupite' DNA encodes these proteins:
- the nuoK gene encoding NADH-quinone oxidoreductase subunit NuoK, whose translation MLQLQFFLLVAAILFCIGIYGLIVSRNAIRVLMSIELMLNAVNLNFIAFSNFLDSGMIRGQVFSVFVITVAAAEAAVGLAIVLGIYRNRATIDMESFNLLKW comes from the coding sequence ATGTTGCAACTACAGTTTTTCCTGTTGGTGGCGGCCATTCTTTTCTGTATCGGCATTTATGGGTTGATCGTCAGCCGCAATGCGATTCGGGTGCTAATGTCGATTGAGTTGATGTTGAATGCTGTAAACCTGAATTTTATTGCTTTTTCCAACTTTCTGGATTCGGGCATGATTCGCGGCCAAGTCTTTTCCGTGTTTGTGATTACGGTGGCGGCTGCAGAAGCGGCAGTGGGTTTGGCCATTGTCTTGGGGATCTATCGCAATCGTGCCACCATTGATATGGAGAGCTTCAACCTGCTCAAGTGGTAG
- a CDS encoding NADH-quinone oxidoreductase subunit J, protein MTLGEGVQLVTFVVLSLMAIGFALGVVWAPSIVYSGFLLGGVFLSMAGLYLLLNADFVAAAQVLIYVGAVNVLILFAIMLVNRRYNFAPLKLGWLRNGVTAVVCLGLFALLAAMAFDTPWELQPIQPLSSVLVMGGHFFSDYLLPFELASVLLLMALIGAIVLARREFAAPQAGEGDLSLLERARPQFESATETEAELVSTR, encoded by the coding sequence ATGACCCTTGGAGAAGGCGTACAACTGGTCACGTTTGTCGTGCTATCGCTGATGGCGATCGGGTTTGCTCTAGGAGTGGTTTGGGCCCCCAGTATCGTCTACTCCGGTTTCTTGCTCGGCGGAGTTTTCTTGAGCATGGCGGGGTTGTACCTTCTCCTCAATGCCGATTTTGTTGCGGCAGCGCAGGTACTCATTTATGTCGGTGCCGTGAACGTGTTGATCCTGTTCGCCATCATGTTGGTGAATCGGCGCTACAATTTTGCCCCCCTCAAGCTCGGCTGGCTCCGCAATGGCGTGACGGCAGTGGTGTGTCTGGGGCTGTTTGCCCTTTTGGCGGCCATGGCCTTTGATACGCCCTGGGAATTGCAACCGATCCAACCCTTAAGCAGTGTGTTGGTCATGGGTGGGCACTTCTTCAGTGATTATCTACTGCCTTTCGAGCTGGCCTCGGTGTTGCTGTTGATGGCGTTGATCGGGGCGATTGTGCTGGCACGTCGAGAATTTGCCGCCCCTCAAGCGGGAGAAGGGGATCTGAGTTTGCTCGAGCGGGCACGGCCTCAGTTCGAATCCGCTACAGAGACCGAAGCGGAATTGGTGAGCACTCGTTAG
- a CDS encoding DNA gyrase subunit B, which translates to MAENYGAEQIQVLEGLEAVRKRPGMYIGSTGPKGLHHLVYEVVDNSVDEALAGYCDDIQISLHPDGSVSVLDNGRGIPVDIHPKTGQSALITVLTVLHAGGKFGGGGYKVSGGLHGVGVSVVNALSEWVEVTVWREGKVHFQRFERGAVVGSLKSEPQPQGSNQRGTRVQFMPDGQVFPEREFDYGLLAARFRELAYLNAGLKITFSDLRRDPVHSETYQYAGGIKEYVAFINHEKTPIHSDIISVQGERDGVQVEVAMQWCSDVYTDTLIGFANNIRTNEGGTHLEGLKTCLTLTINNQARKLNKLKDSDNNLAGENVREGLTAIVSVKVPNPEFEGQTKTKLGNTEVRGIVQTIVSEALTEFLEFNPNIAKGIVDKAIQSFNAAEAARRARDLVRRKSALESSTLPGKLADCSSRDPAESEVYLVEGDSAGGSAKQGRDRQFQAILPLRGKILNIEKADPSKIYKNAEIQAMITALGLGVKGDEFDPSQLRYHRIILMSVAGDEFTLVNHSSGQSEFVKIGSFIDDCVEGRRDYSQYQVLTFDPKQYTTRFRPLKAVIRHKHTGPLYHLTTRYNRSVKVTGSHSIFIYENNQVILKRGDQVQPGDWLVASRRLPRPAQAPEQIDLLQTLCQAGLTHALYIQGEDVRRVAQARVLAKVTTPDQWQESRVQLTPQDWQRLMAHRQAQGISQKHVAAQVGVKQPITISQWERGQYRPIESHFWNYLEAIGWDPGQLDFERLPSKLERFSAGTADSLNDRWRELSDYKPLDGFTPSELAQLGSEIQLVPQAHVESAFGRYLSITPELVRLLGWFLAEGTLSQHQISFNLGTKDEIFIPELTKAVEQVFGQTPRLYRDPDSQGIKLYFHSVLAARLLRAWKLDRPAHQKGIPNLIFSLPEPLQMVFLEGYLLGDGTVSRQGFSFTTSSVLLKEGLLYLLGQLGLVATVSSLPAKQNDKIHTRHPYYIISVSGKDQLQRCQSLWQRHANAEKLQAHLLKPARKAADWKVISEDLIALRVKSSQQVEWQDEFVYDFSVAEDENFICGTGGICCHNTDADVDGSHIRTLLLTFFYRYQKALLEQGYVYIACPPLYKIEWGRNNVRYCYSDAEKDQIVRGLPANTKYNIQRFKGLGEMMPQQLWDTTMNPETRTLKQITIEDAVEADRIFTILMGDAVGPRREFIETHSAHLDLAALDI; encoded by the coding sequence ATGGCAGAGAATTATGGTGCAGAGCAGATCCAAGTGTTAGAAGGCTTGGAAGCTGTGCGCAAGCGGCCTGGTATGTATATCGGTTCCACTGGGCCGAAAGGATTGCACCACTTAGTCTACGAGGTGGTGGATAACTCCGTTGATGAGGCACTAGCGGGCTACTGTGATGACATTCAGATCAGCCTGCACCCAGATGGCTCCGTCTCGGTTTTGGACAATGGCCGCGGCATCCCGGTGGATATTCATCCCAAGACTGGACAATCGGCCCTGATCACCGTGCTGACGGTGCTGCACGCAGGCGGCAAGTTCGGCGGTGGCGGCTACAAGGTTTCCGGGGGGCTGCACGGGGTAGGGGTATCGGTGGTCAATGCCCTCTCAGAATGGGTGGAGGTGACGGTTTGGCGGGAGGGTAAAGTCCACTTCCAGCGTTTCGAGCGGGGGGCGGTGGTGGGATCCCTGAAATCGGAACCGCAACCGCAGGGATCCAATCAACGGGGTACACGGGTACAGTTTATGCCCGACGGGCAGGTGTTTCCGGAGCGGGAGTTCGACTATGGGCTGTTGGCGGCTCGCTTCCGGGAACTGGCCTATCTAAATGCTGGGTTGAAGATTACCTTTAGCGATTTACGTCGGGATCCGGTTCACAGCGAAACCTATCAATATGCCGGTGGTATCAAAGAGTATGTGGCCTTTATTAACCACGAGAAAACCCCGATTCATTCCGACATTATCTCCGTGCAGGGGGAACGGGATGGGGTACAGGTGGAAGTGGCGATGCAATGGTGTTCGGATGTCTACACCGACACCTTGATTGGCTTTGCCAACAACATTCGCACCAACGAAGGCGGTACCCATCTGGAGGGGTTAAAAACCTGCCTCACCCTCACCATCAACAATCAGGCCCGCAAACTGAATAAGCTGAAAGATTCTGACAACAACCTGGCCGGCGAAAATGTGCGGGAGGGGTTGACAGCGATTGTCTCGGTTAAGGTGCCTAACCCTGAGTTTGAAGGACAAACCAAAACCAAGCTGGGTAATACGGAAGTTCGAGGCATTGTCCAGACGATAGTTTCCGAGGCTCTGACGGAGTTTTTAGAGTTTAACCCCAACATTGCCAAGGGCATTGTCGATAAAGCCATTCAATCTTTTAATGCTGCCGAAGCAGCTCGTCGCGCCCGTGATTTGGTGCGGCGCAAGTCTGCCCTAGAGTCCTCCACTTTGCCTGGAAAACTGGCCGATTGTAGCTCCCGAGATCCAGCAGAATCGGAAGTCTATTTGGTGGAAGGCGACTCTGCCGGCGGGAGCGCCAAACAAGGACGGGATCGACAATTTCAGGCTATTTTGCCTTTGCGAGGAAAGATTCTAAATATTGAGAAGGCGGATCCTTCTAAGATCTATAAGAATGCCGAAATTCAAGCCATGATCACGGCACTGGGTTTGGGGGTGAAAGGAGATGAATTCGATCCCTCACAATTACGCTATCATCGCATCATTTTAATGAGTGTCGCTGGAGATGAATTCACCTTAGTCAATCACTCCAGTGGTCAGAGTGAGTTCGTGAAGATAGGGTCTTTTATCGATGACTGTGTGGAAGGGCGTCGAGATTACTCTCAATACCAAGTTCTGACTTTTGATCCAAAACAGTACACAACTCGGTTTCGCCCCCTGAAGGCAGTTATTCGCCACAAACATACCGGCCCTCTCTATCACCTCACTACTCGCTATAACCGATCTGTTAAAGTGACGGGATCCCATAGCATTTTTATCTATGAAAATAACCAAGTCATCCTCAAGCGGGGGGATCAAGTGCAACCTGGGGATTGGTTGGTAGCCAGTCGCCGCTTACCCCGACCTGCCCAAGCTCCGGAGCAGATTGATCTGTTACAAACCCTTTGCCAAGCCGGACTGACCCATGCTCTCTACATCCAGGGAGAAGATGTCCGCCGGGTGGCCCAAGCGCGAGTGTTGGCCAAAGTAACCACCCCAGACCAGTGGCAAGAAAGCCGTGTGCAACTGACCCCCCAAGATTGGCAACGTCTTATGGCCCATCGTCAGGCTCAGGGGATTAGCCAAAAGCATGTGGCAGCTCAGGTGGGGGTCAAGCAGCCAATCACCATCAGCCAATGGGAGCGAGGCCAGTATCGACCGATAGAATCTCATTTCTGGAATTATCTGGAAGCCATTGGATGGGATCCCGGTCAGCTGGATTTTGAACGCCTCCCTTCCAAACTAGAGCGATTCTCAGCGGGTACGGCAGACAGCCTCAACGACCGTTGGCGCGAACTCAGTGATTACAAACCCTTGGATGGTTTTACTCCATCCGAGCTAGCTCAACTGGGATCCGAGATTCAATTGGTGCCGCAGGCCCATGTCGAGTCTGCTTTCGGTCGCTACCTATCTATTACTCCTGAATTGGTGAGATTGCTTGGTTGGTTTTTGGCTGAAGGTACCCTGAGTCAACACCAGATCAGCTTTAACTTAGGCACAAAAGATGAGATCTTCATTCCAGAATTAACCAAGGCTGTTGAACAGGTCTTTGGGCAGACTCCTCGTTTGTATCGGGATCCCGATAGCCAGGGCATTAAACTCTATTTTCACAGCGTTCTGGCTGCACGTTTGTTACGGGCTTGGAAGTTGGATCGTCCTGCTCACCAAAAAGGGATCCCGAACTTGATCTTTAGCTTGCCAGAACCTTTGCAGATGGTTTTTCTAGAAGGCTATTTGTTGGGAGATGGCACCGTTTCTCGGCAAGGTTTCTCCTTTACCACCAGTTCTGTCCTTCTGAAAGAAGGGCTCCTCTATCTGTTGGGACAACTCGGCCTAGTGGCGACTGTCTCTAGCCTACCTGCCAAACAAAATGACAAAATTCACACTCGGCACCCCTACTACATCATCAGTGTCAGTGGGAAAGATCAACTGCAACGCTGTCAATCTCTATGGCAGCGACATGCCAATGCCGAAAAGCTACAAGCTCATCTTCTCAAACCAGCTCGAAAAGCTGCTGACTGGAAAGTGATCAGTGAAGACCTGATCGCCTTGCGGGTAAAATCCTCTCAGCAGGTGGAATGGCAGGATGAGTTCGTTTACGATTTCTCGGTGGCAGAAGACGAAAATTTCATCTGTGGCACGGGGGGTATCTGCTGTCACAATACAGATGCTGATGTAGATGGCAGCCACATCCGCACCCTATTGTTAACCTTTTTCTATCGTTACCAAAAAGCATTGTTGGAACAAGGCTATGTGTACATTGCCTGTCCGCCCCTCTACAAAATTGAGTGGGGTCGCAACAATGTCCGCTACTGCTACAGCGATGCGGAAAAGGATCAGATTGTTAGGGGTTTGCCCGCCAACACCAAATACAACATTCAACGGTTCAAAGGCTTGGGGGAAATGATGCCCCAACAACTTTGGGATACTACCATGAACCCGGAAACCCGCACCCTCAAGCAAATCACCATTGAAGATGCTGTAGAGGCGGATCGCATTTTCACCATTTTGATGGGGGATGCGGTGGGTCCACGGCGGGAGTTCATTGAAACCCACAGTGCCCACCTGGATCTGGCGGCGCTGGATATTTAA
- the rimM gene encoding ribosome maturation factor RimM (Essential for efficient processing of 16S rRNA) has translation MPNKMPDPNSDWLLVGRVVAAHGLQGWLRVKCLSDFPERLTEPGQRWLQRDTDPEPLLYPLIQGQFFPAKGLYLVQLQGIPDRTAAEAWLGARVLVPASDRVPLEVDEYYYRDLIGLAVYHEGQWLGQVSGIWAAGQDVLEVTTARGQQVLIPFVKAFVPVVDLEQGQVHIQPPPGLLESFLG, from the coding sequence ATGCCCAATAAGATGCCGGATCCCAACTCCGACTGGTTGCTGGTGGGACGGGTGGTGGCGGCCCATGGCTTGCAGGGGTGGCTACGAGTGAAATGTCTATCGGATTTTCCGGAGCGCCTGACGGAGCCGGGGCAGCGCTGGCTACAGCGGGATACGGATCCTGAACCGCTATTGTATCCCTTGATTCAGGGGCAGTTTTTCCCGGCCAAGGGGTTGTACTTGGTGCAGTTACAGGGGATCCCCGATCGCACGGCAGCAGAAGCCTGGTTAGGGGCAAGGGTGCTGGTACCCGCTTCCGACAGGGTGCCCCTGGAGGTTGATGAGTACTACTACCGGGACTTAATCGGGTTGGCGGTGTACCACGAGGGCCAATGGCTGGGGCAGGTCTCGGGGATTTGGGCTGCCGGACAGGATGTCCTAGAAGTCACGACTGCTAGAGGACAACAGGTGCTGATCCCGTTTGTCAAGGCTTTTGTACCCGTTGTGGATTTGGAACAAGGGCAGGTGCACATACAACCGCCACCTGGATTGTTGGAGAGCTTTCTGGGCTAG
- a CDS encoding SPFH domain-containing protein, translating into MPGILAAIALIFLGYLFNSVKIINQGYEALVERLGKFHRKLTPGLHFILPPIDSIVYRETIREKVLDVPPQQCITSDNVSLMADAVVYWRITDMIKARYAVEDVQRALINLVLTALRSEIGRMVLDQTFSSRAEINARLLTELDEATDPWGIKVTRVEVKDIQPSKTVQDSMEKQMAAEREKRAAILKSEGEQQASINQATGAAKAQLLRAEADKRERLLLAEGTAEALKTIAATLQAEPQASNALQYLMAQNYIDMGLKVGNSPSSKVIFMDPNSIPGTLQGLLSMVNVSEASGSTPRTLPQQRFPLRTPTSFPAEADFPRHE; encoded by the coding sequence ATGCCAGGTATCTTGGCGGCCATTGCCCTGATCTTTCTCGGCTACCTGTTCAACTCGGTCAAAATTATCAATCAGGGTTACGAGGCGCTGGTGGAGCGACTGGGTAAGTTTCACCGCAAACTGACCCCCGGTTTGCACTTCATTTTGCCCCCCATCGACAGCATTGTGTACCGGGAAACCATCCGTGAGAAGGTGTTGGATGTGCCGCCGCAGCAGTGCATCACCAGCGACAACGTCTCTTTGATGGCCGATGCCGTGGTTTATTGGCGGATTACCGATATGATCAAAGCCCGCTACGCAGTGGAGGATGTGCAACGGGCCTTGATCAACCTGGTGTTGACGGCGTTGCGCTCCGAAATTGGCCGCATGGTGTTGGATCAAACCTTTTCTTCACGGGCCGAGATTAACGCCCGCCTGTTAACCGAACTGGATGAGGCCACGGATCCCTGGGGGATCAAGGTAACGCGGGTGGAGGTGAAAGACATTCAACCCTCCAAGACCGTCCAAGACTCGATGGAAAAGCAGATGGCGGCGGAACGAGAAAAGCGGGCAGCCATCCTCAAGTCGGAAGGGGAACAGCAGGCCAGTATCAATCAAGCCACAGGGGCCGCCAAAGCACAACTGCTGCGGGCAGAAGCAGACAAACGAGAACGGCTGTTGCTGGCGGAAGGGACTGCAGAAGCCCTGAAAACCATTGCCGCTACCTTGCAAGCGGAGCCCCAGGCGAGCAATGCGTTGCAATACCTGATGGCGCAAAACTACATCGATATGGGGTTGAAGGTGGGCAATAGCCCCAGCTCCAAGGTGATCTTTATGGATCCCAACTCGATCCCGGGCACATTGCAGGGATTGCTTTCCATGGTGAATGTGTCGGAAGCTTCGGGATCCACCCCTCGTACCCTCCCTCAGCAGCGGTTCCCTCTGCGCACCCCCACCTCTTTTCCGGCTGAGGCAGATTTTCCTCGCCATGAGTAG
- a CDS encoding NAD(P)/FAD-dependent oxidoreductase → MKLSSKNLEVALNKTYDVIVAGGGAGGLSAAIYLARYGLSCLVVEKGKGRSFWMQDLRNYLGLAPTTPGRDLLQQGLEHALSLGVDYLRGFVEEARDEGDLFAVKVKVGKANSLYPIFHSKYLIAATGIIDHLPQLPDMQNVYDYAGYSLHVCLICDGYEMRDQKAVLIVNSESQINTAFVLNWFTPYISVLTHGLCSVGPAMREKLAEHGYPLYEAPIRRFCGENHQLSGVELEDGTHIEATTGLVAMGSRYHNAYLKGIPDLNWQGENLLTDEWCRTSHPRLFALGDLKQGLNQVSIAVADGTLAATAIWREIRRAAPPRKWVERLGSPA, encoded by the coding sequence ATGAAGTTGAGCAGCAAAAATCTAGAAGTTGCCCTGAACAAGACCTATGACGTGATCGTGGCCGGGGGAGGAGCAGGTGGCCTCTCGGCGGCGATTTATTTGGCCCGTTACGGGTTGAGCTGCTTGGTGGTGGAAAAGGGCAAAGGTCGTTCCTTTTGGATGCAGGATTTACGCAATTATCTGGGCTTGGCCCCAACAACGCCAGGGCGAGACCTGTTGCAACAGGGACTGGAGCACGCCCTCAGCTTAGGGGTAGACTATTTGCGCGGCTTTGTCGAAGAGGCTCGTGACGAAGGGGATCTCTTCGCTGTCAAGGTAAAAGTAGGCAAAGCCAATAGTCTCTACCCGATTTTTCACAGCAAATATCTGATTGCGGCCACCGGTATCATCGATCATCTGCCGCAACTGCCAGATATGCAAAATGTTTATGACTATGCAGGCTATTCTTTGCATGTGTGTTTGATCTGCGATGGTTATGAAATGCGCGATCAGAAGGCCGTGCTAATTGTTAATTCTGAATCTCAAATCAACACAGCTTTCGTGTTAAATTGGTTCACCCCTTATATTTCAGTGTTGACCCACGGGTTGTGTTCGGTTGGCCCAGCCATGCGGGAAAAACTAGCTGAGCATGGCTACCCCCTCTACGAAGCCCCGATTCGACGCTTTTGCGGAGAAAACCATCAACTCAGCGGCGTAGAACTGGAAGATGGCACCCACATTGAAGCCACCACCGGCCTTGTGGCCATGGGATCCCGGTATCACAATGCCTATCTAAAAGGGATCCCGGACTTAAATTGGCAGGGGGAGAACCTGCTCACCGATGAGTGGTGCCGCACCTCCCATCCGCGCCTTTTTGCCCTGGGGGATCTGAAGCAAGGCTTGAACCAGGTGTCGATTGCTGTTGCCGATGGCACCCTGGCCGCCACCGCGATTTGGCGGGAGATCCGACGGGCCGCCCCACCCCGCAAGTGGGTAGAACGACTGGGCTCCCCAGCTTAG
- a CDS encoding efflux RND transporter periplasmic adaptor subunit — protein MKNDERQLATEHARPTQTGSTHTRDPHPATAESQSTPKPQTEQSSLPPSLKRKRSWKPAAYALGGVGFVVLVGWAFWPSPVPVDMAVVERGLLQVTVEAEGKTRLRERFEIAAPVDGRLERIPVRVGDPVAAGDVIARMDPLPLASQVQAIQAQIQRLEAEKRGVDTQRPKAASLVQAEANITAVQARHQQALAQQQETQASFEQAQRERQRVEGLFSQGVISRQALEEAELMETSRRQTLFARQQEVEQAQAAIVAAQQGLQVLQAEQRDPDYLLQVYDAQIRSLEAELASLSDSAQRTTITSPGAGQVLRVHQESARFVPAGTVLVEVGDPGQLELEIDVLSSDAVRIQPGDPVRIRQWGGAEVLQGSVRTIEPAAFTKVSALGVEEQRVNIIADLEEPPARLGDGYRIEAEVIIWQNEEALKLPLSALFRCQEAWCVYVAEAGLAQQRQVALGHRSTTLAEVVSGLEPGETVILYPSDQVQPGRRIQPR, from the coding sequence ATGAAAAACGATGAAAGGCAGCTCGCAACCGAACACGCCCGCCCAACCCAAACGGGTTCAACCCACACCAGGGATCCTCACCCTGCTACCGCCGAATCCCAGTCAACCCCAAAGCCTCAAACGGAGCAATCCTCACTCCCACCGTCCTTGAAGCGCAAACGCTCTTGGAAACCTGCCGCTTATGCCTTGGGAGGGGTGGGTTTTGTGGTTCTGGTGGGTTGGGCGTTTTGGCCGTCCCCTGTGCCGGTAGACATGGCAGTAGTGGAGCGGGGTCTGTTGCAGGTCACCGTTGAAGCAGAAGGCAAAACCCGCCTGCGGGAACGGTTTGAGATCGCGGCCCCGGTAGATGGGCGGCTGGAGCGGATCCCGGTACGAGTCGGGGATCCCGTAGCAGCAGGGGATGTTATTGCCCGTATGGATCCCTTGCCCTTAGCTTCCCAAGTACAGGCGATTCAGGCCCAGATCCAGCGGCTTGAAGCGGAAAAACGGGGGGTGGACACCCAACGGCCCAAAGCCGCATCGCTGGTGCAGGCAGAAGCCAACATTACTGCGGTCCAAGCCCGTCATCAACAGGCCCTCGCCCAGCAACAGGAGACCCAGGCCAGTTTCGAACAGGCGCAGCGAGAACGGCAGCGAGTCGAAGGTCTTTTTAGTCAAGGGGTCATCTCCCGTCAGGCCCTGGAAGAAGCAGAATTGATGGAAACCAGCCGTCGCCAAACCCTCTTTGCTCGTCAACAAGAGGTGGAGCAGGCCCAAGCAGCCATTGTCGCAGCACAACAGGGGTTGCAGGTGCTGCAAGCGGAGCAACGGGATCCCGACTACCTGCTGCAGGTTTACGATGCCCAGATTCGCAGTCTAGAAGCTGAGCTGGCCAGCCTCTCAGACTCGGCGCAGCGCACCACCATCACCTCCCCAGGTGCGGGGCAGGTTTTACGGGTTCATCAGGAGAGCGCCCGGTTTGTCCCCGCGGGTACCGTCTTGGTGGAGGTAGGGGATCCCGGTCAGTTGGAGCTGGAAATTGACGTGCTCTCCAGCGATGCGGTCAGGATTCAACCTGGGGATCCCGTGCGGATTCGGCAGTGGGGCGGAGCGGAGGTGCTGCAAGGCAGCGTGCGCACCATTGAACCCGCAGCTTTCACCAAAGTATCGGCTCTGGGAGTCGAAGAACAACGGGTTAACATCATCGCTGATTTGGAGGAGCCCCCGGCTCGCTTAGGGGATGGTTATCGCATTGAGGCTGAGGTCATCATCTGGCAAAACGAGGAGGCTTTGAAATTACCCCTGAGCGCCCTGTTCCGCTGCCAGGAAGCGTGGTGTGTCTACGTGGCGGAGGCAGGACTCGCCCAACAACGGCAGGTTGCCTTAGGCCATCGCAGCACCACCCTAGCTGAAGTGGTGTCGGGCTTGGAACCTGGTGAGACAGTGATTCTTTACCCTTCCGATCAAGTTCAGCCTGGGCGACGGATCCAACCTCGTTAA
- a CDS encoding SpoIID/LytB domain-containing protein: MRRRQFGVGLLGSLWITSRCSVQAQPSLGWLPVELFSRLGDPLTHLEVTGPFHLERQPFPSGSWRIHVHHQQLFLSGPGQPRRYQGSLWLEGGELRSPTGEPRRYRGWVQIRPQGPERLHLINWVQLEDYLLALVPGEMPADWPAAALQAQAILARTLAVPYLQPSLRTELTGGARAADTLRDSTADQFYGGLTYETASTTAAVRETQGQILTYGSEPIAALFHSTCGGHTSANQDIFAPPARPYLQGVACEWCQDSPFYGPHTVQVSATDLEQALGSSDLQVLQSDPWGRPLRIRVGSRLLTGQEVWLRLGQTLGWGILPSNRFQLEGSATSAAYRFTYRGAGHGVGLCQWGARGLAQQGFSTQQILDHYFPGTQVIEGAPNL, encoded by the coding sequence ATGCGTCGACGACAGTTTGGGGTGGGTTTACTGGGATCCCTGTGGATTACTTCTCGCTGCTCCGTTCAAGCTCAGCCGTCTCTGGGTTGGTTACCGGTGGAGCTGTTTAGCCGTTTGGGGGATCCCCTGACCCATTTGGAAGTGACCGGCCCCTTTCACTTGGAGCGGCAACCTTTTCCCAGCGGTAGCTGGCGGATCCATGTCCATCACCAGCAGCTTTTTTTGAGCGGGCCGGGGCAGCCGCGTCGCTATCAGGGCTCCCTTTGGCTGGAGGGCGGGGAGTTACGCAGCCCCACTGGGGAGCCACGGCGTTACCGGGGTTGGGTGCAAATTCGTCCACAGGGGCCGGAGCGACTGCACCTGATCAACTGGGTGCAGTTGGAAGACTACCTGTTGGCCTTGGTTCCTGGCGAAATGCCTGCCGATTGGCCAGCCGCTGCTCTGCAAGCCCAAGCCATTCTGGCCCGTACCCTAGCCGTTCCCTACTTACAGCCCAGCCTAAGAACGGAGTTGACGGGGGGAGCCCGTGCGGCGGATACCTTGCGAGATTCCACTGCTGATCAGTTTTATGGCGGACTGACCTACGAAACCGCCTCTACTACCGCCGCGGTACGGGAAACCCAGGGGCAGATTCTCACCTACGGAAGTGAACCGATAGCAGCTCTGTTCCACTCCACCTGTGGCGGCCACACCAGCGCCAACCAAGATATTTTTGCCCCACCCGCCCGCCCTTACCTGCAAGGAGTGGCCTGTGAGTGGTGCCAAGACTCTCCCTTTTATGGCCCCCACACCGTTCAGGTGAGCGCAACAGATCTGGAACAGGCTCTGGGCAGTTCCGATCTCCAGGTGCTGCAATCGGATCCCTGGGGGCGACCCCTACGCATTCGAGTCGGATCCCGCCTGTTAACCGGTCAGGAGGTTTGGCTGCGTCTTGGCCAAACCCTGGGCTGGGGGATCCTGCCCAGCAATCGGTTTCAACTGGAGGGATCCGCCACCTCTGCTGCCTACCGCTTCACCTATCGGGGAGCAGGGCATGGGGTAGGACTGTGTCAGTGGGGAGCCCGTGGCCTAGCCCAGCAGGGGTTTAGCACCCAGCAAATCCTGGATCACTACTTTCCCGGAACGCAAGTGATAGAGGGGGCTCCCAACTTGTGA
- the msrA gene encoding peptide-methionine (S)-S-oxide reductase MsrA, whose amino-acid sequence MLKLRRWILLVLAVCLWIGGCSTSHSQPQESSLLQDPPAVATFAGGCFWCMEPPFDKLPGVLRTTSGYMGGHTVDPTYSEVSAGKTGHYEVVQVAYDPEVITYPELLQVFWRNVDPFDASGQFCDKGDQYRSAIFVGNDAEREWAEASKLELESRFSQPIATTILPAAPFYPAEDYHQDYYLKNPNRYQFYRYACGRDRRLAEVWGEK is encoded by the coding sequence ATGTTGAAGTTGCGCCGCTGGATCCTGCTGGTTTTGGCTGTCTGTCTCTGGATCGGGGGATGCTCTACTTCCCATTCGCAGCCACAGGAGTCGAGTTTGCTCCAAGATCCACCAGCAGTGGCCACGTTTGCAGGGGGATGTTTTTGGTGCATGGAGCCGCCCTTCGATAAGTTGCCAGGGGTTTTACGCACCACCTCCGGCTATATGGGTGGGCATACGGTGGATCCTACCTATTCAGAGGTTTCTGCCGGTAAGACCGGCCATTACGAAGTGGTGCAGGTGGCTTATGACCCTGAGGTGATCACCTATCCGGAGTTGTTGCAGGTGTTTTGGCGCAATGTGGATCCCTTTGATGCCTCTGGGCAATTTTGTGACAAAGGAGATCAATACCGCTCCGCCATTTTTGTAGGCAATGACGCGGAGCGAGAGTGGGCGGAAGCCTCCAAGCTTGAATTGGAAAGCCGCTTTTCACAGCCGATTGCCACAACCATATTGCCGGCAGCCCCCTTTTATCCCGCCGAAGACTACCACCAAGACTATTACCTGAAAAATCCGAATCGCTACCAGTTTTATCGCTATGCCTGCGGGCGGGATCGGCGCTTGGCGGAAGTATGGGGGGAGAAATGA